The following DNA comes from Maylandia zebra isolate NMK-2024a linkage group LG6, Mzebra_GT3a, whole genome shotgun sequence.
agaaatatataagCACACATAGAGCATATAAACATACATAAACTCCACAGTATTTGAATATTAACATTCCTTAATGAAACACATTCAGCAGAATACGCTCTAAATACTTCTGGGTTTAGTTCGGTGCTCCCTCCAAATGTTAAAACCAGTACAACCGATTTCTTTTGCAACCATACAATGAAGGCATGCCAACTGTGCAATTCATGTCTTTAAAAGCAGATAGAACTGAGTACAAATAAATCAATGCAATACTGTATGTAGTCCCTGTATAAGTGGCACTTCTGCAAAACTTTGAGCTTCTCCAGACAAAGCGTGGTTAGTACTGCAGCCATATGCGGCCTAAATCGTTCCCTTGTCCTCTTCAGAGTTTCCTTATGAGGGTATAATAACAAGGAATGTTCACTCAATGCAGGTAAACAGTAGAAAAGTGTATATTTTGTGCAAAATCATAGCATTAGCTAGCTTTCATTTATAAGGTCCAGACCATGAACTCAGGGTAAACTTTGATGATGTGAGAAAGAGAAATGATGATTAAATCCAAGAAGCACTTTTTTAGAGAAGGTTTAAAAGCCACGGAGGTGTTTTCAAACATCCTGCTCTTCTGTTGGCTTTTCTTTATAAAGATCTTTGCTGAGTTCTTCATATGCTCACTGACCTGGTAACAAAATATATCCGCAAATTACTATGTCAGCCTTTCTCTCAGATCAGACTTGATCTACATCATTCTTCTCTGAGCTAGGAAAAGAGGACGGCTCCCAACGGCCCAAAATAGTACCCCTCAGGCCTGCCTGGCACTTAGCGATGAGGTAGATTTTGCGGAGCACGGTGCGGCGCAACAGGATGTAAACCCAGGGGTCGAGGATCTGGTTCCACGTGGCCAGCCTCACTCCCATCACCATCAGGGTTTCATAGTATGACAAGCTGTGTCCAATGGTTCCCGTGTAGGAGTGAATCACGGACATCAGGCCAAAGATCTGCAGACATGAAACATAAAACTGCAGTTagtaaaatgaaaagtaaaaacaatatattaaaagaatagcaaaataaatgtttataaaaatAGAATGCCACTCTGCCCTCCTTAGTGTCATAGATACAGTGACATTGCTTTATAAGGTCTGGCTATAGTTGTACTAACCTCTTATTGATATTTTAAAGTAGAGactgcaggagtaaaagtttaGCTGGACTGCATTGCGCCTAATACCTGGTATTAAAAGCTTCAGCTTTGATACCAATACTTTTAATTAGTGAAATCTATAATATGCAATCATCTTAGGGAGAGCAATGTAATGAGATCACTtgtatttaccatttatttaatAATGATAGTGCAAATTCTCTGATCACATGCAGGTATCATAAGACAAAAAACCTTCTGCTTCATATATGTTTGTGCACAGAAGTAACACCTGAGCCTtcttacattacattacattaaattTGCATGCTACTGATATGTAACTATCAGCAATGTGCTGATGTTTGACCAAAAAATAACAAAGTCACCATGCCTGTCATGCCCAGTTTGAAACTGTAATGGACTGGTCACCTGTCCGAGGTGCGCCCTGACTTTTGTCAGGTGGCATTGGCTCGAGCCCCACACAAACCCTGAATTTGGATAaacagttaagaaaatggaagGATGGAAGCAACCGATGgaaataatttcactttagtAAAACAGAATTTGGCTGAATCTTTACGTGAGTCAGTCAAGCAAATGACAATCTGAGTAAACTGAAATCaccaaattaaaaaacacattgtaAGCTTCTTAATATGATACAAACCAGATACCAGCTGTGTACGGTATGTTGTTTTGTCCTTGAGGACTGCTGCACAGTTCACTTGAGTGGCTGCATGAAAGCTTGAGCAAGAATTTTTGGACTGCTATTGTTCCTTGAGATGTAAGCTAGAGTTTGTTGGCAGGTCTAACTTGAGAGATACTTTCCCATTCTCATTTTCTGCTAATCCTATATAAACCCTTGATAGCGTGCAAAATCCCTCTGTTATTATGCATGTGACGCACTTTTTAAATATGCGGTCTTTCTTTCTGACCACATTTCTGCTTCAGTCTCTGTTtgcacattgttttttttgttttcttaactgAGCTTGATATTTAAACAAAGTGATTGACTTACACAAAGTAAGAGCACTTACTCTTTAATTTAGCAGTTGTTGTTCCCTGTCTGACATTTGATCCCATAATGATCCAGCTGTGTAATGTGATCCAGTTCTCTTCAGAAATGTGTTAAATAAgaatttcatgttttgttttgtttttacagaaacaAGGCCATTTGGACAGaagattctttctttctttttttgtctttgtcagcACTGATCCTGTTGCTAATGCAGTGTGACTTTAAATATTACTTCTAACTTCACAGTTTTTAACCAAAATTCTCAGTTTGCCCCTAATCTCACAGTTGCACTATGTGACATAACTTGAAAACCTCCAAAAATTTGAGGAGTAAAAATACTGCTTAACCACCACATAGGTGCTTTCAAACATACTGGCTAAAAATCCACTTGTAGTGAGCTGCCAGAATGAGTAAGAGAGCTGTAAAGCTGTTGTGATCTAACAGCTGCAATAAAACTGACGAGAGTTAATAAAGCACAGTATGGGCATGAAGGCAAGCATGCTCAGAGTGTCGCTAATCATCCAACCTAAGTAGAAACATCTGTGTGAGAGAACATTTGATGCGTAAgagctctttctttttttatttttagacaaCAGGTGAAGTCTACCATCTTactgacttttctttcttaACCTTGTACTTCCTGACACTCACCAGCAGAGGGCTCCAACAGATACACGAAGTGACCATTATTCCAACGAGCTGCACCACCATCTCTATGTCGTGGGACTTGGTTGAGTGATGGGAGCCGGGCTGCCTCCTGAGCCGGGCGAAGACCAGTGTCAGTCCACTGATGGTGTTACAAACCAGCGCCACAGCTAGCGAGGCCAGCCCAAGTCCAGAGAACAATACTACAAATGCCACATCCACCTCCTTAGTGTCACTGAGCACTTTGATGAAACACCAGGTCCCTGGCTCTTGATAGGTGTAGGAACCCAGCTGAAAGCAGGGTAGCAAGGCCACACTTAAGGCTGCCAGCCAGATGATGGAAAGACAAATTTTTGCACGTCTTTTTGTGACCAAAGATGAGTGCAGCAGTGGTTTAGTAACACCCAGGCATCGCTCGGCAGCCATGGCACAGCCCATGAAGAGAGGGCATAGTCCGAAGAACACCATGCTGCCACCGAGGAACTGGCACATCCCATCAGAGGAGTTGACATACTGAGGCCTTGCAGCTCCAGAGAGGTAGAGTCGGAGAACCAGGGCACCAGGAATCACATGGCCAATCGAGTCTGTAATCACTAGTGACGTGGCAAACAGAAGGAATGTAGCTTTGGAGCGCCGGCGCTGAAGGGAGTAAGCATTAACCAGGATGAAGAGGGCCACAATGTTGGAGATGATGCCCAGTGTCATGGACAATATGACAATGAACGCTCCACCAGCGGTAGGCTCCTCAAAGGTGAGGTTTTCATGGTGTGACAGCCCTTCAACAGCAGCCCTGACCTCCACCTTCCCTCCACTGTCATTAGCCACATGAGGGAGAAGCAGGGGGGCTGAGGAGTTGTAGTGGCTCAAAGCTAACATCTCTGAACTCTGAAGGTCGTGAGATCCATAGTTAGGTGAGGCTGCAGGAGATAGAAAAGGCATATTTAGTTATAAAGCACTCTTAAGCTGCTGTTGATCCGTGTAAAATGATATTGATGAGTTGATTTAACAAAAGCTGTAATAACTattcacacaaatacaaataaaagttCAGGAAATATCCTGGAaaaaatgaatgcagaaaaTCCCAACCCAACCAAACATCTACAATAGTGTTCCcagatttgtttatttaaatgtgaTGACACAGGAGGACACAAAAACCAACCAGGTGGGGGGAACATGAGACTAACGGTTTTATTTGTGAACAGAATTCCTGCCTCGAAGCATAAACAGGGAGACGTGGCTGCCTTGCAATGAGGCATGGTGGCTGCACTGAAGCACACGATTGAACTCTGGGGCACAAAATGCAGTACGGTTACAACCGTAAATATGTTTTATCTTCCTGAGTGGGGGACAGTGCCAGGTCAGGTGGTCCTTTAGCCACAGCCCTTAGAGGGTAGGCTATTAGATATTGGCAGATTGTTAAAACGCCAAAAGAGACAATAGCTTTCAGAAGAAATGCGTTCATCTCTTTCTCTGGCCAAAGAATCACTGACAAGAGGCAGTAAAGCCACTTCTGAAACCAAAGGCACCACCTTTACGTGACATCCTATAATGGTCATCTTTTAAGATTTCAGGGCTGCTGACATTTAAAAGATTCAAAAACActacaagaaagaaaagaaggaaattaTTGTTTTCACATCTATTGCGTTCCCCACGAATATGGCTCTTGTTCTTTTATAACTGAGTTTGATTCAGGTGGAAGTATGTGAAAGAAGTGCAAAGGAGAGAACTTTAATAGTCGTATGACACACAAATGTCTTATAAATGTACTTATAATTATTCATCATAGGCAGGAACATTTTTTCAATcttttatacatatatttaatatatatatatttaatagaTGACAAATGTTtaagttcttcttcttcttcttctttttgattTGTAAATATTCCTTTTGAACCCAACCTGACACACTTGAGCGATGAAAGGACACAGGATGACAGACAGCAAGTAGAGGCTACTGAGGCAGCTGTCAGGACTGCAGTGCTTTGTTAATCAAAGTGGAGCGTCACTGTTAGGTTTAGTTTGGAGGTCAAACATAGTTAAACAGAACAGAACTCCcagcaacacaaaaaaaaagactaaatattGGGGGAAATCAGAGCTGAGCATTATTCAGCTCACTGTTCACGATGCTTCAttccataatcacatacatttttttaacacaGAGAATCCTTATACCTCGTTTGTGGTGTCTAAACAGTAACAGTAATTGCCTTAatttaaactaattaaaacaATTACTGGATCCAGTTTCTACCAGaaagaaatattatttttttagggCTGTCTCCTGCCTACTGTTTCAGACTTCCACAGAGCCCAGAGACAGCCAGTAAGCTGCTTTTCTGCACCACAACACACCCTATCACAATTTCTTCTCACCACTTTGTTAAATCTATGAGAATTCCCACACTGATCTGTATATTTTCAGAAAAGTTCACATTTCCACTAAATAAGAAACATATATACAGatgttaacaaaaaataatacatataaaatgaacaaagacttattcttttttattactcctcttcatcattattattatttaaatggaaGAAATTACTTACCACTCGACAGTTGATTAGTTATCTTATAAGTCCAGCTGGTTTATCTTTGTGATTCATAAGGATAGTCCAAAGAAATCCAgaagaaaaaatctgttttcattaGAAGTCATGTTTCCTTTCGACAAGCTCCACTGCAGCGATGTCCGTCGCGGAGTTTTTTCCATTGCTTAAGGCTCCTGTCTATTTCACTGTGGCTTTTAAAGGATCCCCACTGACGCTGAAATACCGACTCACATTTTTATAGCGCGGTGTCCTCCAGTCTGTGTGGGCGTCTCTGCTGCTGTTCGCCCCCTGAGTCAAGTCCGTCTCACCCCTGTGCTGCACTTTCCCTGCAGCCTGTTTACATTACCTGCACGACCAGTAAGCGCAACCTAGCGTCACTATTTCTCAAAAAAAGAGTGAAgggaaaaataatttaaaaagaaaaagtcattaTTTTTTACCTAAGCAGCTGTTAGAGTTTTAATTTCCCTGTAAACTTCAAAATGTTGGTCTCGAAATAGTTAATAAAGCTTTATTTGCAGTAATCAGCTTGAAGCGAAGACACTTTTCAGCTCCTGGCTCTTCTGTAAATGAATCGATCTGAACAGATTCGGTTCCATAGGCTGCGCTATTaatctatttatttttgcagttgAATGCGTAACTCTGAGCTCAAAATAACCTCTGCTGAGGTATCAGTTGTCCAGTACATGGTGGATATTAGTTCTTCCTATGAAGGGTCTTCTATTTCAGTAATTCCAATAAACGACCTCAGTATTCAGGAGCAAAAGGCTGACGTTTAtagatataatttaaaaaacaattaaataaaaaaaatgtttaaaaaggacGAGGATACATGTGAAGGTGTTTGTTTTGCAGTTGTAGTTTAGATAATTTGGTATGGAAAAGCCATATTCACgctctagaaaaaaaaacagatgttcCTCAAGGACCCTGGTGTTAGTCTTGAGGGTTTCTGCAGCTGTGTAAAGGAAAAATGTATTCTGCTTGATTGACATTTTTCCTGTAGTACATACTGAAGCCAGGtggctttgtttgtttgaattttaCAAGGTCGCGGAATGCAAGCTGGAGCACACTAGCACACATTTTGGGTTGAAAACTGAGCAAAAGCAACATTAGAGATTGGCTGCTGGTTCACAGGaaagagcagagatgggcacTGACATGtaaattgttttcattttgttttttttcctttaaaaaaattaaatcaagaCACCTGGAGGAAGAATTTAGGCCCTGCGAGAGTCTTAAAGGGAGGAGTGCGCAGAAAATATCAAAACATCTATTAGATGGGATTACATCTTGAAAAAGAAGCCCAGTCTCAAAGAGGTTTGTAAAACAGGCGAAAAATTTAGTTGATTTATGATCCAAGACACAAAtgtcatactttttttttcttgtttatgcagatgaaaaacATTTTCCTCTACGAAAGACTggtttggattacttaatatattatcatgctttttacaacaacgtgaatgtactattgctgtgtgatttattactattactgaaggtccgcgactccgaactgtagtaaagggacctctgactaatacggcggggtccctgtcggcttgtagccgaaaaatagctttactttgttgtgtgggtcaacttttcttgcgagagacagagagaggcgtcgaaaggctgctccaacggaacttattgttttcggaggaaaacacgaacacggtgtacagtcgagtcttaatagcttacttacaactgggctcgtcaggcactcttcttggctgaagtggttattattacatttacatgcttccagctgccgtttttgctcgatgacaactcgtacctttccactcccctttttctccctcctcgcgctcacagaccaataacgtgtatggcagtccattctccctgcaacacggactacactgcccatgatgctacattctttagagctatgcttgtagcattctgcctgttagcttagcacaacaacaacaacaacaacgaaaaggcgctctctcacccaggaaacacacagtcgcagagagagagagagtcgccctgtaaccatggcaaccgtaacgctgccgcctggaacaacagaacgtagctgtcaaacaaaacccaaacagtcctgacccgcgacaaaatgaaacaggaaagtactgcagtgtaatccatttatttcaacaaagtaactgtattctgaataccacctttttaaacggtaactgtaacggaatacagttactcatattttgtattttaaatacgtaacggtggtacatgtattccgttactccccaacactgtttacCCTTGACTTGGTTTatttcacactgacacacattgATGCAAACAGCAGAAGTCCAAAAATCCTCCTCCTGGAGTTAATTTCACCTGAGCA
Coding sequences within:
- the ptger1a gene encoding prostaglandin E2 receptor EP1 subtype, which translates into the protein MLALSHYNSSAPLLLPHVANDSGGKVEVRAAVEGLSHHENLTFEEPTAGGAFIVILSMTLGIISNIVALFILVNAYSLQRRRSKATFLLFATSLVITDSIGHVIPGALVLRLYLSGAARPQYVNSSDGMCQFLGGSMVFFGLCPLFMGCAMAAERCLGVTKPLLHSSLVTKRRAKICLSIIWLAALSVALLPCFQLGSYTYQEPGTWCFIKVLSDTKEVDVAFVVLFSGLGLASLAVALVCNTISGLTLVFARLRRQPGSHHSTKSHDIEMVVQLVGIMVTSCICWSPLLIFGLMSVIHSYTGTIGHSLSYYETLMVMGVRLATWNQILDPWVYILLRRTVLRKIYLIAKCQAGLRGTILGRWEPSSFPSSEKNDVDQV